ATCGTGTCGATGACCCGAGCCATTCTAGGGACGCAACCTGTCATCAACCTGTCAGCCGTCCGTCGTCGTCATGTCCCTCTTTGCGAGACCTGAGCCATGCGCCTGCTTATCGTCGAAGACGATCCGCTGATTGCGGATTCACTCACCCAGGGCCTGGGCCCGCTGGGCAACACCGTCGAGGTGTTTACCCGCCTGAGCGAGGCGCGGGCCGCGCTGGCCCACAGCCATTTCGACCTGGTGGTACTGGACCTGGGGCTGCCCGACGGCAACGGCCTGTCGCTGCTGGCGGACATCCGCAAACGCGGCGACGCCACGCCGGTGCTGATCCTCACCGCCCGTGACGGGGTGGCCGAGCGCGTCGAAGGTCTGGATCTGGGCGCCGACGATTACCTCACCAAACCCTTCTCGCTGCCCGAGCTGCAGGCCCGGGTCCGCGCCCTGCTCCGTCGCAGCCAGCAGCGCACCGATAACCGCCTGCGCTTCGGCCCGCTGTGTTTCGACCCAGCGTCGGGCGAAGCCACCCTCCATGGCCAGCATCTGGAACTGCCGCCACGGGAACTGGGTCTGATCGAGGGGCTGCTGCTTCACGCCGGGCGCATCGCGCCGCGGGAACAGCTGATCGACCGTCTGTTCGGTTTTGGCGAGGCTGGCCCCAACGCGCTCGACCTCTACATCAGCCGACTGCGCAAGCGCCTGCAGGGCAGCGGCGTACGCATCCGCACCCTGCGAGGCCTGGGCTATCGACTGGAGGACGATCCCGCGTGATCGCCATCGACGGCACCCTCAAACGGCGCCTGGCCGCCTGGCTGCTGGCCGCCGTCGCGGTGCTGGGGTCATTCCTGCTGGTGGAGGCCTACACCAGCGCCGAACGCGCCGCGGACCGGGCCTACGACAGCCAGCTGGAAGCCGCCAGCCTGACCATCGCTGAAGCCATCCAGTGGCAGGACGGCCGCCCGGTCGTGGAGATCCCCGCCGCCGCCTTCCAGATCCTGGCCACCGACCAGCAGGAACGGGTGTTCTACACCCTGCTCGACACCGGCGGCCGGGAGGTAACCGGCAACCTGGACGGCGTGGTGACCGATGCCCTGCGCGAGAGCGCCCAAAGCGAGCCAGTGTGGCGCTTCGTCGAGGTTCACGGCACCCCCATTCGGCTGTACGGGCGCGAACTGAAATCCGCCGGCTGGGAGTCGGTGGAGCCGGTGCAGATCTGGGTGGGGCATACGCTCTCCGGCCGGGACGCCCTGGCCCGCGATCTGTTCATCCGCGCCCTCACCCGGTTCGTGGTGATGGTGATCCTGACCGGCTTGCTGATGCTGCTGGCCATCCGCACGGCTCTGCGGCCGGTGCGCCGTCTGCGCCAGTTGATCCGCCAGCGCGAAGCCGACGACGTCAGCCCGCTCAATGCCCGGGTGCCGGGCGAACTCTACGACATGGCGGAAACCCTGAACGCGCTGTTCGAGCGCCAGCGGGAAGGCCGCGACGCCCTGCTGCGTTTTACCGCCGACGCCAGCCACCAGCTCAAGA
The sequence above is drawn from the Marinobacter bohaiensis genome and encodes:
- a CDS encoding sensor histidine kinase, which gives rise to MIAIDGTLKRRLAAWLLAAVAVLGSFLLVEAYTSAERAADRAYDSQLEAASLTIAEAIQWQDGRPVVEIPAAAFQILATDQQERVFYTLLDTGGREVTGNLDGVVTDALRESAQSEPVWRFVEVHGTPIRLYGRELKSAGWESVEPVQIWVGHTLSGRDALARDLFIRALTRFVVMVILTGLLMLLAIRTALRPVRRLRQLIRQREADDVSPLNARVPGELYDMAETLNALFERQREGRDALLRFTADASHQLKTPLAGLQSASELALQSDQPDDWRRALQTVHDSSARTSRLASQLLSLARLRHAEDSARHRIDLAALLRDTTLEWAERDHAQHHDLGLAALPASAVWIQGEAWSLRELIGNLIDNALRYTPPGSEITLGLQPETKAVELFIEDNGPGVSQDALDRLHQPFERGGRQDTEGSGLGLAIVDSIARRHAASLTIRSKPGRGLWVGIRFSLTSGEVSA
- a CDS encoding response regulator transcription factor, whose translation is MRLLIVEDDPLIADSLTQGLGPLGNTVEVFTRLSEARAALAHSHFDLVVLDLGLPDGNGLSLLADIRKRGDATPVLILTARDGVAERVEGLDLGADDYLTKPFSLPELQARVRALLRRSQQRTDNRLRFGPLCFDPASGEATLHGQHLELPPRELGLIEGLLLHAGRIAPREQLIDRLFGFGEAGPNALDLYISRLRKRLQGSGVRIRTLRGLGYRLEDDPA